A portion of the Burkholderiales bacterium genome contains these proteins:
- a CDS encoding glycosyltransferase: MPALVTIVTRTLGRPCLADAAASVAAQTYRPIEWLVVDAAGSGVVPPAAGDVEVRVIGNGERMLRSRAGNFGFLHARGARGMVLDDDDLLLPRAVELLSNALEANPPMRVAYGNVAVETESGIEYEYMFEYSELALLMRNLFPPNAAMFDLSLMRNDGVRFDEGIDYFEDWDLWLKAAALTPFAHVRERTGVYRLQLSQSGVWDYERPGSDPRIAQDLQTVRERYAARRSPLWQAFEAKKREARSFAASGRLEAAATAWLGAHVMLPFDEEPVVGYATIALRAGDERAAQFTLMSALALAPGSATYATMLATILERQGKSEAARQVLEQAACCRAPPSVQR, translated from the coding sequence GTGCCGGCATTGGTCACGATCGTCACGCGCACCCTCGGACGCCCCTGTCTTGCCGACGCTGCCGCGAGCGTCGCCGCGCAGACCTACCGCCCGATCGAGTGGCTCGTCGTCGACGCGGCAGGGAGCGGCGTGGTTCCGCCGGCAGCGGGCGATGTCGAGGTCCGGGTGATCGGCAACGGCGAACGGATGCTTCGCTCGCGTGCGGGGAACTTCGGATTCCTTCATGCGCGGGGCGCCCGCGGGATGGTGCTCGATGACGATGACCTGCTTTTGCCGCGCGCCGTCGAACTGCTCTCGAACGCCCTCGAGGCGAATCCGCCGATGCGGGTCGCGTACGGCAACGTCGCGGTGGAGACCGAATCCGGCATCGAATACGAGTACATGTTCGAGTATTCCGAGCTGGCGCTCCTGATGCGCAACCTGTTCCCGCCCAACGCGGCGATGTTCGACCTCTCCCTGATGAGGAATGACGGCGTCCGCTTCGACGAGGGGATCGACTATTTCGAGGACTGGGACCTCTGGCTCAAGGCCGCCGCGCTCACGCCATTCGCGCACGTCCGGGAGCGGACCGGCGTCTACCGGCTGCAGCTGTCGCAGTCGGGGGTGTGGGATTACGAACGGCCCGGCAGCGATCCGCGCATCGCGCAGGACCTGCAGACGGTGAGGGAACGCTACGCGGCGCGGCGTTCGCCGCTGTGGCAGGCGTTCGAGGCGAAAAAGCGCGAGGCGCGATCGTTCGCCGCGTCCGGCCGTCTGGAAGCGGCCGCGACGGCTTGGCTCGGCGCGCACGTCATGTTGCCCTTCGACGAGGAACCGGTCGTGGGGTACGCGACGATCGCGCTGCGCGCGGGCGACGAGCGGGCGGCGCAATTCACGCTGATGTCCGCCCTCGCGCTCGCGCCGGGGTCGGCGACCTATGCCACGATGCTGGCGACGATCCTGGAGCGGCAGGGAAAGAGCGAGGCCGCCCGCCAAGTGCTGGAGCAGGCGGCCTGTTGCCGCGCGCCGCCGAGCGTGCAGCGATGA
- the hemL gene encoding glutamate-1-semialdehyde 2,1-aminomutase has translation MSRNDSLFERAQRTIPAGVNSPVRAFRSVGGTPRFLVRGEGPYVWDADGRRYVDYVGSWGPAIVGHAHPEVVRAVQASAVHGLSFGAPTEAEIEMAETLVRRLPSLELVRLVSSGTEATMSALRLARGYTGRPKIVKFEGCYHGHGDSLLVKAGSGALTFGQPSSAGVPPEIANQTVVLPYNDSDALERAFAADGDAIAGIIVEPVAGNMNLVVPSREWLAALRALCDRHGAVLIFDEVMTGFRVHPRGVQGMVGITPDLTTLGKVIGGGMPVGAFGGRRDIMQKIAPLGPVYQAGTLSGNPVAVAAGLATLALTEAPGFYETLAEKTRALVDGLESAAKRAGATFRAQAVGGMFGLYFAPSVPASYDAVMACDKERFNRFFHAMLDAGVYFAPSAYEAGFVSAAHGDDDIAQTVRAAERAFGAR, from the coding sequence ATGAGCCGCAACGATTCGCTGTTCGAACGCGCGCAGCGCACGATTCCCGCTGGCGTCAATTCTCCGGTCCGCGCTTTCCGGTCGGTCGGCGGCACGCCGCGTTTCCTCGTGCGCGGCGAAGGCCCGTACGTGTGGGACGCCGACGGCAGGCGCTACGTCGACTACGTCGGATCGTGGGGACCGGCGATCGTCGGCCACGCGCATCCCGAGGTCGTGCGCGCGGTGCAGGCCTCGGCCGTGCACGGCCTGTCGTTCGGTGCGCCGACCGAGGCCGAGATCGAGATGGCGGAGACGCTCGTGCGCAGACTCCCGTCGCTCGAACTCGTGCGTCTCGTGTCCTCCGGCACCGAGGCGACGATGTCGGCGCTGCGGCTCGCGCGCGGGTACACCGGCCGCCCGAAGATCGTGAAGTTCGAAGGCTGCTACCACGGCCACGGCGACAGCCTGCTGGTGAAGGCCGGATCGGGTGCGCTCACCTTCGGCCAGCCCTCGTCGGCGGGCGTGCCGCCGGAGATCGCGAACCAGACCGTCGTGCTGCCCTACAACGACTCCGACGCGCTGGAACGCGCGTTCGCCGCCGACGGCGACGCGATCGCGGGCATCATCGTCGAGCCGGTCGCCGGCAACATGAACCTCGTCGTGCCCTCGCGCGAATGGCTCGCCGCGCTGCGCGCGCTCTGCGACCGCCACGGCGCGGTGCTGATCTTCGACGAGGTGATGACCGGCTTCCGCGTGCATCCGCGCGGCGTGCAGGGCATGGTCGGCATCACGCCCGACCTCACCACGCTCGGCAAGGTGATCGGCGGCGGGATGCCGGTCGGCGCGTTCGGCGGCCGCCGCGACATCATGCAGAAGATCGCGCCGCTCGGACCGGTCTACCAGGCGGGCACGCTGTCGGGGAATCCGGTGGCGGTCGCGGCAGGGCTCGCGACACTCGCGCTCACCGAGGCGCCCGGATTCTACGAGACGCTCGCCGAGAAGACGCGCGCGCTCGTCGACGGACTGGAGTCGGCCGCGAAGCGCGCGGGCGCGACGTTTCGCGCGCAGGCGGTCGGAGGCATGTTCGGCCTCTACTTCGCGCCGTCGGTGCCGGCGAGCTACGACGCGGTCATGGCCTGCGACAAGGAGCGCTTCAACCGCTTCTTCCACGCGATGCTCGACGCGGGCGTGTACTTCGCGCCCTCCGCCTACGAGGCGGGATTCGTCTCGGCCGCGCACGGCGACGACGACATCGCGCAGACGGTGCGCGCGGCGGAGCGTGCGTTCGGCGCGCGCTGA
- a CDS encoding thiamine phosphate synthase yields MPVAVTDERAARLARLRGLYAVTSDTDDTVSLLAKCAAALDGGASAIQIRRKSGDAPTRRAQAEAIVALCHARGALAIVNDDPALARAVGADGVHVGEDDGGVAQARAEVGEDRLVGASCYDDPARAASAVAAGADHVAFGSFFASGTKPAARRASLDLVPRAKALGVPVVAIGGIDERNAGSLADAGVDAVAVIGALFAHDDPREVERAARRIVAAFARRGSGR; encoded by the coding sequence ATGCCCGTGGCAGTCACTGATGAGCGCGCCGCGCGGCTCGCGCGGCTCCGCGGCCTCTACGCGGTGACGTCCGACACCGACGACACCGTCTCGCTCCTCGCGAAGTGCGCGGCCGCGCTCGACGGCGGGGCGAGCGCGATCCAGATCCGCCGCAAGTCGGGGGACGCGCCCACGCGCCGCGCACAGGCGGAGGCGATCGTCGCGTTGTGCCATGCGCGCGGAGCCCTCGCGATCGTCAACGACGACCCCGCGCTCGCCCGCGCGGTCGGCGCCGACGGCGTGCACGTCGGTGAGGACGACGGCGGCGTCGCGCAGGCACGCGCGGAGGTGGGCGAGGACCGACTCGTCGGGGCGTCGTGCTACGACGATCCCGCGCGCGCGGCGTCCGCGGTGGCCGCGGGCGCCGACCACGTCGCGTTCGGCAGCTTCTTCGCATCCGGCACGAAGCCCGCCGCGCGGCGCGCGAGCCTCGACCTCGTGCCGCGCGCGAAGGCGCTCGGCGTCCCGGTCGTCGCGATCGGCGGCATCGACGAGCGCAACGCCGGCTCGCTCGCCGATGCGGGCGTCGACGCCGTCGCGGTGATCGGTGCGCTGTTCGCGCACGACGACCCGCGCGAGGTCGAGCGCGCGGCGCGACGCATCGTCGCTGCGTTCGCGCGCCGCGGCAGCGGCCGCTGA
- a CDS encoding hydroxymethylpyrimidine/phosphomethylpyrimidine kinase, translating into MQGSPPIVLSFAPSDPSGGAGLQADLLTLASMGCHPLSVVTSLTVQDTRGVEGSLPMDADWVADQARALLEDMPVDAFKISALPNVEVVTAIAEVLSDYPDVPLVLDPSLTAGRAAGPLHDAAMHALRDLLVPQSTLATANGLELRLLAGDDEDEEASVAACAARLVEAGCEFVLVTGTHHASREIVNTLYGKGGVVRTDTWARLPGPFKGAGATLSAAIAAMLANGLELADAVREAQDYTWNALRKAYRPGMGQFLPDRLFWAREESDARGEEADDARPADARGSH; encoded by the coding sequence CTGCAGGGCTCGCCGCCCATCGTCCTCTCCTTCGCGCCCTCCGACCCTTCGGGCGGCGCGGGTCTGCAGGCCGACCTGCTGACGCTCGCGAGCATGGGCTGCCACCCGCTCTCGGTGGTCACCTCGCTCACCGTGCAGGACACGCGCGGCGTCGAGGGCTCGCTCCCGATGGACGCCGACTGGGTCGCCGACCAGGCGCGCGCGCTGCTCGAGGACATGCCGGTCGACGCGTTCAAGATCAGCGCGCTGCCCAACGTCGAGGTCGTCACCGCGATCGCCGAGGTGCTCTCCGACTACCCGGACGTGCCGCTCGTGCTCGACCCCTCGCTCACCGCCGGCCGCGCCGCGGGTCCGCTCCACGATGCGGCGATGCACGCGCTGCGCGACCTGCTCGTGCCGCAGTCGACGCTCGCCACGGCCAACGGACTCGAACTGCGCCTGCTCGCCGGCGACGACGAGGACGAGGAGGCGTCGGTCGCCGCCTGCGCGGCACGGTTGGTGGAGGCGGGTTGCGAGTTCGTGCTCGTCACCGGCACGCACCACGCGTCGCGCGAGATCGTCAACACGCTCTACGGCAAGGGCGGCGTCGTGCGCACCGACACCTGGGCGCGCCTGCCCGGGCCGTTCAAGGGCGCGGGCGCCACGCTCTCGGCCGCGATCGCCGCGATGCTCGCGAACGGTCTCGAACTCGCCGACGCGGTGCGCGAGGCGCAGGACTACACCTGGAACGCGCTGCGCAAGGCCTATCGGCCCGGCATGGGGCAGTTCCTGCCCGACCGGCTGTTCTGGGCGCGCGAGGAGAGCGACGCCCGCGGCGAGGAGGCGGACGACGCGCGTCCGGCCGATGCCCGTGGCAGTCACTGA
- a CDS encoding methyltransferase domain-containing protein, with translation MILVNFGSGPYPLDGWINVDLDRSGRPDVVADLARGLPFADACADAIFSEDFVAQLEPDALCGFLAECRRILKSAGTLRVLTPDLARFARMYLDDPDTLIRFWNVGVGVPLPTGTAADVLNLGMKLAGRWQYDAETFSRVAAQAGFDTFVARYGESRHPAMRGIDLRKPDEAVSMYLECVPRGESRATGGATPAVGG, from the coding sequence ATGATCCTCGTCAACTTCGGCTCCGGCCCCTATCCGCTCGACGGCTGGATCAACGTCGACCTCGATCGTTCCGGCCGGCCGGACGTCGTCGCCGACCTCGCGCGGGGGCTGCCGTTCGCGGACGCATGCGCCGACGCGATCTTCAGCGAGGACTTCGTGGCGCAACTCGAACCCGACGCGCTCTGCGGCTTCCTCGCCGAGTGCCGCCGCATCCTGAAGTCCGCCGGCACGCTGCGCGTGCTGACCCCCGATCTCGCGCGCTTCGCCCGGATGTACCTCGACGATCCCGACACGCTGATCCGGTTCTGGAACGTGGGCGTCGGCGTGCCGCTCCCCACCGGCACCGCCGCGGACGTGCTGAACCTCGGCATGAAGCTCGCGGGCCGCTGGCAGTACGACGCCGAAACCTTCTCGCGCGTCGCCGCGCAGGCGGGCTTCGACACGTTCGTCGCGCGCTACGGCGAGAGCCGACATCCCGCGATGCGCGGCATCGACCTCCGCAAGCCGGACGAGGCGGTGAGCATGTACCTCGAGTGCGTGCCGCGCGGCGAGTCGCGGGCGACCGGCGGGGCCACGCCCGCGGTCGGCGGATGA
- a CDS encoding rubredoxin, whose translation MCLVCGFIYEEALGLPDEGIPPGTTWDQVPPNWTCPECGARKDDFEMVEF comes from the coding sequence ATGTGCCTGGTCTGCGGGTTCATCTACGAGGAGGCGCTCGGCCTCCCGGACGAGGGCATTCCGCCGGGGACGACCTGGGACCAGGTGCCGCCGAACTGGACCTGTCCCGAATGCGGCGCCCGCAAGGACGATTTCGAGATGGTCGAATTCTGA
- a CDS encoding tetratricopeptide repeat protein — MAATLQQAIALHRGGDLARAEALYREILARAPQDTDAMHFLGVLRTQQRRYDDAIALIGGAAKLAAGHPGIQSNLGLALKGAGRLEEALASFDRAIRLAPALPEAHNNRGNVALALGRSAEALASFDRAIALRPEYAEAWNNRGYALVALGRLDAAVDSYGRAIALAPGYGDARHNRGLALRQLGRAREALADAEGALALAPARIDSLDARGIALADLGRHADALASFERALAAEPERAASHVNASRCRLALGDYARGWPEHEWRWRDDQMRRGWRDFAVPRWTGEQDLAGRRLLLHAEQGYGDAIQFSRYAPLAAARGAEVVLEVEPALATLLATLAGVHRIVVAGDPLPPVDLHCPLMSLPLAFGTTLDDVPADVPYLAADPARVARWRERLPRRGRPRIGLAWSGNAAQRDDAYRSIPLARLAPLLEFDAEFVVLQKGVRESDRAALASTPRLHDVGGGIEDFADVAALIDGVDLVISVCTSVAHLAGALGKPLWVLLSTAADWRWLRDRDDSPWYPTARLFRQSAPGDWSGPVRQVATALEARLGEIDPRAGVRES; from the coding sequence ATGGCGGCCACGCTGCAGCAGGCGATCGCGCTCCACCGAGGCGGCGACCTGGCGCGCGCCGAGGCGCTCTACCGCGAGATCCTCGCTCGCGCGCCGCAGGACACCGACGCGATGCACTTCCTGGGCGTCCTGCGCACGCAGCAGCGACGCTACGACGACGCGATCGCGCTGATCGGCGGTGCCGCGAAGCTCGCTGCCGGCCACCCGGGGATCCAGTCGAACCTCGGCCTCGCGCTGAAGGGTGCGGGGCGTCTCGAGGAAGCGCTCGCGAGCTTCGACCGCGCGATCCGGCTCGCCCCCGCGCTGCCCGAGGCGCACAACAACCGCGGCAACGTCGCGCTGGCGCTCGGGCGTTCCGCCGAGGCGCTCGCGAGCTTCGACCGCGCGATCGCGCTCAGGCCCGAGTACGCGGAGGCCTGGAACAACCGCGGCTACGCGCTGGTCGCGCTCGGCCGGCTCGACGCGGCGGTCGACAGCTACGGCCGGGCGATCGCGCTCGCGCCCGGCTACGGGGACGCGCGGCACAACCGCGGACTCGCGCTGCGGCAGCTCGGCCGGGCGCGCGAGGCGCTCGCCGACGCCGAGGGTGCGCTCGCGCTGGCTCCCGCCCGCATCGACTCGCTCGACGCCCGGGGCATCGCGCTCGCCGACCTCGGCCGTCACGCGGACGCGCTGGCGAGCTTCGAGCGGGCGCTCGCAGCCGAGCCGGAACGCGCCGCGTCGCACGTGAACGCGAGCCGCTGCCGCCTCGCGCTCGGCGACTACGCGCGCGGCTGGCCCGAGCACGAGTGGCGCTGGCGGGACGACCAGATGCGGCGCGGCTGGCGCGACTTCGCGGTGCCGCGGTGGACCGGCGAGCAGGACCTCGCCGGTCGCAGGCTCCTGCTCCACGCCGAGCAGGGCTACGGCGACGCGATCCAGTTCTCCCGCTACGCGCCGCTCGCCGCCGCGCGCGGCGCCGAGGTCGTGCTCGAGGTCGAGCCCGCGCTCGCGACGCTCCTCGCGACGCTCGCCGGCGTGCACCGGATCGTCGTCGCGGGCGACCCGCTGCCGCCGGTCGACCTGCATTGCCCGCTGATGAGCCTGCCCCTCGCGTTCGGCACGACGCTCGACGACGTTCCCGCCGACGTGCCGTACCTCGCCGCGGATCCGGCGCGCGTCGCCCGCTGGCGCGAGCGCCTGCCTCGGCGCGGGCGCCCGCGGATCGGCCTCGCCTGGTCGGGCAACGCCGCGCAGCGCGACGACGCGTACCGGTCGATTCCGCTGGCGCGCCTCGCGCCGCTGCTCGAGTTCGACGCGGAGTTCGTCGTCTTGCAGAAGGGCGTGCGCGAGAGCGACCGGGCCGCGCTCGCGTCGACGCCGCGCCTCCACGACGTCGGCGGCGGGATCGAGGACTTCGCGGACGTCGCGGCGCTGATCGACGGGGTCGACCTGGTGATCAGCGTGTGCACGTCGGTCGCGCACCTGGCCGGCGCGCTAGGCAAGCCGCTGTGGGTGCTGCTTTCGACGGCGGCGGACTGGCGCTGGCTTCGCGACCGCGACGACAGTCCCTGGTATCCCACGGCGAGGCTCTTCCGCCAGTCGGCGCCGGGCGACTGGTCCGGACCGGTTCGGCAGGTCGCGACGGCCCTCGAGGCGCGCCTGGGGGAGATCGATCCGCGAGCAGGCGTTCGCGAAAGTTGA
- a CDS encoding SCO family protein, protein MLRAITRFAAAVLVALAVAACGKDGPAFKGSDVTGSAFGRDFALVDANGTPRTLADWRGKAVVVFFGYTQCPDVCPTTLATLSETMKLLGPDADRVQVLFVTVDPDRDTAELLRQYVPAFDPRFVGLRGDTAQTEAVAKEFRIIFQKVPGATSESYTVDHSAGLFLFDPQGRLRVYEGHGQGPDVLAHDLRELLRGAS, encoded by the coding sequence ATGCTGAGGGCGATCACCCGCTTCGCCGCCGCGGTCCTCGTGGCGCTCGCCGTCGCCGCCTGCGGCAAGGACGGTCCCGCGTTCAAGGGCTCCGACGTCACCGGCAGCGCGTTCGGCCGCGATTTCGCGCTCGTCGACGCGAACGGCACGCCGCGCACGCTCGCCGACTGGCGCGGCAAGGCGGTCGTGGTGTTCTTCGGCTACACGCAGTGCCCGGACGTGTGCCCGACGACGCTCGCGACGCTCTCCGAGACGATGAAGCTCCTCGGTCCCGACGCCGACCGGGTGCAGGTGCTGTTCGTCACCGTCGATCCCGATCGCGACACGGCCGAACTCCTGCGCCAATACGTCCCGGCCTTCGATCCGCGCTTCGTGGGCCTGCGCGGCGACACGGCGCAGACCGAGGCGGTCGCGAAGGAATTCCGGATCATCTTCCAGAAGGTGCCGGGCGCGACGTCCGAGTCCTACACGGTCGACCACTCGGCGGGACTGTTCCTCTTCGACCCGCAGGGACGGCTTCGCGTTTACGAGGGACACGGCCAGGGGCCCGACGTCCTCGCGCACGACCTGCGCGAGCTCCTGCGCGGCGCGTCCTGA
- a CDS encoding protoheme IX farnesyltransferase: protein MTSLALAETRLKQFLALAKPRVVSLIVFCAVIGMFLATPDLPPPAVVFAATVGIALVAGAAAAINCLVEQKIDAKMMRTARRPLPAGELTSAQTLWFASLVGIAGLAILAVFVNPLTMWLTLGTFVGYAIVYTVLLKPATPQNIVIGGASGAMPPVLGWAAVTNEVPPEALILFLIIFAWTPPHFWALALYRTADYARAGLPMLPVTHGSRYTRLMIVLYTAMLVAVTLLPFAIRMSGALYLASALVLGGVFVAYAVALYLRYSDALARRTFAYSIVYLAALFSALLVDHYWQ from the coding sequence ATGACGTCCCTCGCCCTCGCCGAGACCCGACTGAAGCAGTTCCTCGCGCTCGCCAAGCCGCGCGTCGTGTCGCTCATCGTGTTCTGCGCGGTGATCGGGATGTTCCTCGCGACGCCGGACCTGCCTCCGCCGGCCGTGGTCTTCGCCGCGACCGTCGGCATCGCGCTGGTGGCGGGCGCCGCCGCGGCGATCAACTGCCTCGTCGAGCAGAAGATCGACGCGAAGATGATGCGCACCGCCCGCCGGCCGCTCCCCGCGGGCGAACTCACGTCGGCGCAGACCCTCTGGTTCGCCTCGCTCGTCGGCATCGCCGGTCTCGCGATCCTCGCCGTGTTCGTCAATCCGCTGACGATGTGGCTGACCCTCGGCACCTTCGTCGGCTACGCGATCGTCTACACGGTGCTGCTCAAGCCGGCCACGCCGCAGAACATCGTGATCGGCGGCGCGTCCGGCGCGATGCCGCCGGTGCTGGGCTGGGCCGCGGTCACCAACGAGGTCCCGCCCGAGGCGCTGATCCTGTTCCTGATCATCTTCGCCTGGACGCCGCCGCACTTCTGGGCGCTGGCGCTCTACCGCACGGCGGACTACGCGCGCGCCGGGCTGCCGATGCTGCCGGTCACGCACGGGTCGCGCTACACGCGCCTCATGATCGTGCTCTACACGGCGATGCTGGTCGCGGTCACGCTGCTGCCGTTCGCGATCCGGATGAGCGGCGCGTTGTATCTCGCGAGCGCGCTGGTGCTGGGCGGCGTGTTCGTCGCCTACGCGGTCGCGCTCTACCTCCGCTACAGCGACGCGCTCGCGCGGCGCACCTTCGCCTACTCGATCGTCTACCTCGCGGCGCTGTTCTCTGCGCTGCTGGTCGACCACTACTGGCAGTGA
- a CDS encoding cytochrome C oxidase subunit I produces MTGDAAARRGLRTLWLILAVCAAPLVASLVAFFLLPSHDRTNYGELLPTQAAPGLAGVRADGAAWTLADERGHWVVLVAAGGACDDACAKRLYATRQTRTMQGKDRERVVRVWLLTDAAAPRPATLAEHPDLVVVRADARSAGRLPKGPDAIYLVDPLGNQVLAWPSDPDVRAMAKDVSKLLRTSRIG; encoded by the coding sequence GTGACCGGCGACGCGGCGGCGCGGCGCGGCCTGCGCACGCTCTGGCTGATCCTCGCGGTGTGCGCGGCGCCGCTCGTCGCCTCGCTCGTCGCGTTCTTCCTGCTGCCCTCGCACGACAGGACGAACTACGGCGAACTGCTGCCGACGCAGGCGGCGCCCGGCCTCGCCGGCGTCCGCGCCGACGGCGCCGCCTGGACGCTCGCCGACGAGCGTGGCCATTGGGTCGTGCTGGTCGCGGCGGGGGGCGCCTGCGACGACGCCTGCGCGAAGCGCCTGTACGCGACGCGCCAGACGCGCACGATGCAGGGCAAGGATCGCGAGCGCGTCGTGCGCGTGTGGCTACTCACCGACGCGGCCGCTCCGCGGCCCGCGACGCTCGCCGAGCATCCGGACCTCGTCGTGGTCCGCGCGGACGCTCGCTCGGCCGGACGCCTGCCGAAAGGTCCCGACGCGATCTACCTCGTCGACCCGCTGGGCAACCAGGTGCTCGCGTGGCCGTCCGATCCGGACGTCCGCGCGATGGCGAAGGACGTCTCGAAGCTCCTGCGGACCTCCCGCATCGGCTGA
- a CDS encoding SURF1 family protein — MADASRRERVRRAIVAAATLATIALTVSAGNWQRGRMLAKEAERAALDAAAAHAPVRLPATDDWAAWRYRRVAIEGEWRGNAQIMIDNRIHEGRAGFHVVTPLVLDDGRAVLVDRGWIAAGAGTTRVPRVAEPAGRARVLGRIVLPPKRYFEWVEDSPTGRVRQNLDPSRIARATGLALLPVVIEEDAGDAADGLVRRWPDPDFGIDTHRNYMLQWYAFASLAAALWLGFAWRRMRAGRP; from the coding sequence ATGGCGGACGCCTCGCGCCGCGAACGCGTCCGCCGCGCGATCGTCGCGGCGGCCACGCTCGCGACGATCGCGCTCACGGTGTCCGCGGGCAATTGGCAGCGCGGGCGCATGCTCGCCAAGGAGGCCGAGCGTGCCGCGCTCGATGCCGCCGCGGCGCACGCCCCGGTGCGCCTGCCCGCGACCGACGACTGGGCGGCATGGAGGTATCGTCGCGTGGCGATCGAGGGCGAGTGGCGGGGCAACGCGCAGATCATGATCGACAACCGGATCCACGAAGGACGCGCGGGTTTCCACGTCGTCACGCCGCTCGTGCTCGACGACGGGCGTGCGGTGCTCGTCGATCGCGGATGGATCGCCGCCGGCGCCGGGACGACGCGCGTGCCGCGGGTGGCCGAGCCGGCGGGGCGTGCGCGCGTGCTCGGGCGCATCGTGCTTCCGCCGAAGCGCTACTTCGAGTGGGTCGAGGACAGCCCGACCGGGCGCGTGCGCCAGAATCTCGACCCCTCGCGCATCGCGCGCGCGACCGGCCTCGCGCTGCTGCCGGTCGTGATCGAGGAGGACGCGGGCGATGCGGCCGACGGACTGGTCCGGCGCTGGCCCGATCCCGACTTCGGGATCGACACGCACCGCAACTACATGCTGCAGTGGTACGCCTTCGCCTCGCTCGCTGCGGCGCTGTGGCTCGGCTTCGCATGGCGCCGGATGCGCGCGGGGCGCCCGTGA
- a CDS encoding twin transmembrane helix small protein produces MKIVVIAGLCAVVVALFTALYFLYHDQGRGNRVVIALAIRVGLSVSVVAFLLLSYAMGWIGPGGLR; encoded by the coding sequence ATGAAGATCGTCGTCATCGCAGGATTGTGCGCCGTCGTGGTCGCGCTGTTCACGGCGCTCTATTTCCTCTACCACGACCAGGGGCGGGGCAACCGCGTCGTGATCGCGCTCGCGATCCGCGTCGGCCTCTCGGTCAGCGTGGTGGCGTTCCTGCTGCTGTCGTACGCCATGGGCTGGATCGGTCCGGGCGGCCTGCGCTGA
- a CDS encoding cytochrome c oxidase subunit 3 — protein MVSTTNGGQPAYYIPQPSHWPIVGAVALLLMGSGAALWFNGVGVGPWMVALGFATLVFMLFGWFGKVIGESEARIYSRKVDASFRWAMSWFIFSEVMFFAAFFGALFYVRNLSVPGLGAGTVTGDLLWPDYAAQWPTEGPYLKQSFTPMGAIGIPLLNTILLLSSGVTLTIAHHALKAGQRGRLAFWLAATIALGFTFLGFQAYEYVHAYSELNLKLSSGVYGSTFFMLTGFHGMHVTVGAIMLSVMLGRVLKGHFDAQHHFGFEAAAWYWHFVDVVWLLLFVLVYWL, from the coding sequence ATGGTTTCGACGACGAACGGCGGCCAGCCGGCCTACTACATCCCCCAGCCGTCGCACTGGCCGATCGTCGGCGCGGTGGCGTTGCTCCTGATGGGGTCGGGCGCCGCGCTGTGGTTCAACGGCGTCGGCGTCGGGCCCTGGATGGTCGCGCTGGGGTTCGCGACGCTCGTGTTCATGCTCTTCGGCTGGTTCGGCAAGGTCATCGGCGAATCCGAGGCGCGCATCTACAGCCGGAAGGTCGACGCGTCGTTCCGCTGGGCGATGAGCTGGTTCATCTTCAGCGAGGTGATGTTCTTCGCGGCGTTCTTCGGGGCGCTGTTCTACGTGCGCAACCTGTCGGTCCCCGGGCTGGGCGCGGGAACGGTCACCGGCGACCTGCTGTGGCCGGACTACGCGGCGCAGTGGCCGACCGAGGGCCCGTACCTCAAGCAGTCGTTCACGCCGATGGGTGCGATCGGCATTCCGCTGCTCAACACGATCCTGCTGCTCTCCTCGGGCGTGACGCTCACGATCGCGCATCACGCGCTCAAGGCCGGGCAGCGCGGCAGGCTCGCGTTCTGGCTCGCCGCGACGATCGCCCTGGGCTTCACGTTCCTCGGCTTCCAGGCCTACGAGTATGTCCACGCGTACAGCGAGCTCAACCTGAAGCTCAGCTCGGGCGTCTACGGCTCGACGTTCTTCATGCTGACCGGCTTCCACGGAATGCACGTCACCGTCGGCGCGATCATGCTGTCGGTGATGCTCGGCCGGGTGCTGAAGGGGCACTTCGACGCGCAGCACCACTTCGGGTTCGAGGCCGCGGCGTGGTACTGGCACTTCGTGGACGTGGTCTGGTTGCTGCTCTTCGTGCTCGTCTACTGGCTGTAG